A stretch of Coccidioides posadasii str. Silveira chromosome 2, complete sequence DNA encodes these proteins:
- the MAP1 gene encoding Methionine aminopeptidase 1 (EggNog:ENOG410PI0E~COG:O~MEROPS:MER0001342~BUSCO:6725at33183), translating into MGEVDAKNCIGLDCRNPAGSLRCPTCLKLGIESYFCSQDCFKRSWAEHKAIHKSKSTYDPFPTYPYTGKLRPVYPLSPQNKVPPDVVQPDYAIDGVPRSEQKLFGRNNIRILTEKEQDGMRKVCRMGREVLDIAAREIKVGVTTDHIDKVVYQACMERKAYPSPLNYMNFPKSVCTSVNEVICHGIPDQRPLEDGDIINIDISIYHGGFHADLNETYYVGDKSLADPDTVRVVETARECLDKAIEIVKPGMLFREPGNVIEKHAKSRDCSVVRTYCGHGVNQLFHTAPSIPHYAKSKTVGSAKPGMCFTIEPMINLGSYRDKTWPDNWTSVTIDGKKSAQFEHTLLVTETGVEILTARQSDSPGGPVSMPSISGD; encoded by the exons ATGGGTGAGGTTGATGCCAAAAACTGCATAGGACTGGACTGCAGAAATCCAGCAGGCAGTCTACGATGTCCGACATGCCTTAAACTTGGAATAGAAAGTTATTTCTGTTCCCAGGACTGCTTTAAGCGTAGTTGG GCTGAACATAAAGCGATCCATAAAAGCAAAT CAACGTACGACCCTTTCCCGACATACCCTTATACTGGCAAGCTACGGCCAGTGTATCCTTTATCTCCACAAAACAAGGTCCCCCCCGATGTTGTCCAGCCTGATTACGCTATTGATGGAGTTCCACGCTCCGAGCAGAAACTTTTTGGCCGGAACAATATCAGAATTCTTACCGAAAAGGAACAAGATGGAATGAGGAAGGTATGCCGTATGGGAAGAGAGGTCCTGGATATCGCAGCCCGTGAGATTAAAGTGGGCGTGACAACCGATCATATTGATAAAGTCGTCTATCAAGCGTGTATGGAACGAAAG GCATATCCCTCGCCCCTGAATTATATGAACTTTCCTAAGTCAGTGTGTACCTCGGTCAACGAAGTCATTTGCCATGGCATTCCCGACCAACGGCCGCTCGAGGACGGAGATATCATCAATATCGACATTTCCATATACCATGGTGGTTTCCATGCAGATCTCAACGAAACATACTACGTAGGAGACAAATCACTTGCGGATCCTGACACAGTTCGCGTGGTCGAAACGGCGAGGGAATGCTTAGACAAGGCTATCGAAATTGTGAAACCGGGAATGTTATTCCGTGAGCCGGGTAATGTCATCGAGAAACACGCAAAGAGTCGGGACTGCAGTGTCGTGAGAACTTATTGCGGTCATGGTGTTAACCAGCTCTTCCACACGGCTCCAAGTATCCCACATTATGCGAAAAGTAAGACCGTCGGATCGGCAAAGCCCGGCATGTGCTTCACTATCGAGCCCATGATCAATTTGGGAAGCTATAGGGATAAGACGTGGCCGGACAATTGGACCAGTGTCACCATAGATGGAAAGAAATCGGCTCAGTTTGAGCACACTCTGCTGGTAACAGAGACAGGTGTTGAAATTCTTACCGCAAGGCAATCTGATTCACCAGGTGGACCAGTCTCAATGCCTTCTATATCCGGTGACTAA